The genomic window GCGGGTGCGATTGCGGGCGCTGGCCGACACGCCGCAGTTCTTCGGGTCGACACTGGCGGAAGCGCAGGCGCGCACCGAGCAGGATTGGCGAGCGGCGCTGCTGGATCGAGCGCAGTTCGTGGCCACCGCCGATGGCGCCGAGCTGGGCACCGTTGCGGGGTTGCCCGAGCCCGAACGTGGTGGTGTGCATCTGATTTCGATGTGGGTGGCGCCGGAGGCACGGGGTACCGGGGTGTCCGATCTGCTCGTGCGTGCGGTCATCGATTGGGCCGCCGCGGGTGGGCATACGGTGATTCGGCTGGAGGTTGCGGACGGGAACCCGGTGGCCGAACGGCTGTATATCCGCAATGGATTCGTGCGGACCGGGGTGAGCGGACCGATCAGGCCGGGCGATCCGCGACTGGAATACGAGATGGTGCACAACCTTTAGCGCGCCGCGTTTGCCTGCTCGTCCGCCGGGTATTCGCCCGTCGATCGGGAGGTGACGGGCATGCCGGAGCAGGCCATGGCGCGGCACGGACACCGTTTGGTGGATTGGTCTCGGGGGCCATCGGTGCTCCGCTGGCGGTCGTGGTGGGGAGTGTTACGGCGGACCGTATCGGAATTTTTGGACGACAACGTCACGGATTGGGCTGCGGCGCTGACGTATTACAGCGTGCTGTCGATCTTTCCCGGACTCATCGTGCTCACCGCCATTCTGGGTGCGCTCGGCCCGTCCGCGACACAGTCGCTGATCGACACCATTCAGGAGATCGGACCGGGTAGCGGAACCGCGTTGCTCGTCGACGCACTCGAACAGCTACAGGGATCGCGGCAAATAGCGGGGCCATTGGCCCTTATCGGTCTCGGTACCGCGCTGTGGACGGCGTCCGGATATATCGGGGCCTTTATGCGGGCATCCAACGCGATCTATGACATCGAAGAGGGGCGGCCGATCTGGAAGACCGTTCCGGTGCGCATCGCATTGACCGCGACAATGGTGGTGTTGATCGCGTTATGCGTCATCGGTGTCGTGGCCACGGGCACGATCGCCGAACGCCTCGGCCGGTGGCTCGGCGTCGGATCGGCCGGGGTGCTGGTGTGGGATATCGCGAAATGGCCGGTGCTCGCGGTGCTGGTCAGTTTGGCGTTCGCGCTGTTGTACTGGGCCGCGCCGAACGCGCAGCAGCCGGGCTTCCGGTGGTTGAGCCCCGGCAGCGTGCTCGCCGTGGTTTTGTGGATCGCCGCCTCGGCCGGATTCGCGGTGTATGTCGCCAATTTCGGCTCCTACAACAAGGTTTACGGCTCGCTGGGCGGTGTCGCCGTCTTCCTGGTGTGGCTGTGGCTCTCCAATGTCGCGGTGCTGCTCGGCGCGGAATTCGATGCCGAACTAGCCCGCGGCCGCCGCATCGAACAAGGACTGCCGCCGGGCGAGGAGCCATTCCTGCCGCCGCGCGATACCCGCGCCATGTCGGATGAGGACGCCGAAAAACACGGTGCTGTCGAAAAAAACGGTGCCACTGAGAAAAAGGGCGAAGCAAAATAGTCAGCTGCCGATTCCGCAGCAGACAGGAGGCAATCATGAGCCCGGCAAAACCCCCGGAGCACGAGACGGACAAGTTCCACGAGGTAGCCGAGGCCGCCCGCGGAAAAGCGGCCGAAGCCGAACAACGCGCTGCGGAGAAGGCCGCGGAACTGCGTCGAACGGCGGAGCAGAAGGCCGCCGAAGTCGCGCGAAAGGCGGAAGAGAAGGCTGCTGAGGAAGCCCGCCAAAACGAGGCCGCTGCTGCCGAGGCACGGCGGAAGGCCGAGGCAAAGAAGGCGGCGGCAAAGAAAAAGGCCGCCGAAGCGATCCGGCGCGCCGCCGAACGAAGTGATGCGGCGCCAGGGCAGGCGCCCGTTGTCGGTGCGGGTGTCGAATCCGCTGCGCCGGGGAAGGGCGCCGAGTCGGCAGCGCCGGACACGGGCGCGGAGCCAGTGGTACCGAACGCGGGTGTCGAGTCAGCGGTGCCGGACAAGGGTGCTGAGTCAGCAGTGCCGGGCAAGAGTGCCAAGTCCGCGGTACCTGACAAGAGTGTCGAGTCAGCAACGCCGGACAAGGGTGCCGAGTCAGCAGTGCCGGACACGGGCGTTGAATCGGCAGGGCCCGACACAGGCGCCGAGCCAGCGGTACCTAGCAAGAGTGCCGAGTCAGCTGTGCCGGACGCGGGTGTCGAGTCGGCGGTGCCGGGCAAGAGCGTCGAGTCGGCGGTGCCGGACGCGAGTGCCGAGTCGGCGGTGTCCGACAAGAGTGCCGAGTCGGCGGTGCCGGACGCGGGTGTCGGGTCGGCGGTGCCGGACGCGGGCGCCGAGTCGGCGGTGCCGGGCAAGAGCGTCGAGTCGGCGGTGCCGGACGCGGGTGCCGAGTCGGCGGTGTCCGACAAGGGTGCCGAGTCGGCGGTGTCCGACAAGAGTGCCGCGTCGGCGGTGCCCGACAAGAGTGCCGCGTCGGCGGTGCCCGACAAGAGCGCCGAGTCAGCGGTGCCCGACAAGAGTGCCGCGTCGGCGGTGCCCGACAAGAGCGCCGAGTCAGCGGTGCCCGACAAGACTGCCGCGTCGGCTGTCTCGGACCTCGTGGCCGACGAAAGCCGTCCACTGGACGTCGCGCGCCGACAGCCCGGGGCACTTGCCGCGCTCGCCGCGCTGGTCGTGTTCGTCCTGTGGCGGGTATTGCGCCGCCGCTGAGCGGACCCGGTCAGCCGAGCGCGGATTCCAGTTTGCCTAGGAAACGACCGAAGTGGGGATCGGACTCCGGGATCGCGAATCTATCGATGTCCCACCAGTGTTCGGTGCTGAACTCGCGCGGGTCGAGGGTGTAGGGATGCGAGCGGGTGCCTCGGATGAGGTACCAGAGGCTGACGTCCTCATGGCCGCTGTCCATACCGACGGTGGTGGTGATCGTGAGGAACAGCGGATCGGTGCCGGTCACCGTGAAATCGGCGCGAATGCCGATCTCCTCGGTTGCCTCGCGCCGCGCGGCCTCGAGCGGATGCTCGCCGGGGTCGACATGCCCGCCGGTCGGCAACCACAGTCCGGCGAGGCGATGGCGGCCGAGCAGCACCGCCCGCGCCTCCGGATCGACGAGCACGGCGTAGCAGACCAGATGCCGGCGCGGTGTCGCCGGTTTCACGCGGCGGAACACATCGTCGGTCGACGCCAGCCACGCCAAGGTCTCCTCGATGTGCTCCCGCTCGAGCCCATCGAAAGGTGCGATCCCACTCACGATCTCGGCGACAACAGCAGTCGCAGCTTCCATAGCCGCGCACTGTAGCGCCGCCCACCGACAAGATCCGACCGTCGCACCGGTCCATGTCCACCGGTCGGACCCACACCGACTGTGGCAGTCGCACACCCTGTTCACCGGGTGTGCGGCTGCCACAAAGGGTGTGCGGAACGTCCCGCGGCCGGGGAGTCAGGCGGGGATGGGTGCGTGTCGTAGGCGGAGGAGGGTGACCCCGTAGGTGACGAGCCAGACTACCCACAGCAGCCAGCTGACGAGGCTGAGCAGGGCGAGCGGTCCCGCATGGTCGATGATCGCAGGGGTGAGGAGTGCGGAGGTGAACAGGCCGGTGGCCGAGGTCAAGCCGAGAACGGCGTGCCAGCGGCGGATGAGGCCGGTGCGAAAGCCGCCGAGTGACAGGCCGAGCAGCGCGGTGGCCAGGAAGGTGCCGTTGAGGGCGAACAGCGCATTGTGAAAGGCCCACAGTCCGGCGGTGGCCGTGGCGGTGTGATCGGTGGTGGCACTGAGGGCGAGGCGGATCGCGACGATGCCTGCGAAGGTGGCGTTCTGCAGGAGCAGCCCTGCGAAGCCGAGCAGTGACCAGCCCGAGCCCGCGGCGCGTTCGCGCGGCCAGAGGACGGCGACGGCGGCGGCGCCGAATACGGTCGCGCACACCCAGGCGATGGGTGTGAGAGCCATAGCGAATTCGGCGAGTCCGGCTTTCGTGGTGAAGAAGGTGTTGACCTCGTCGATGTCGGCGCCGACCACGGGCATGCCCGCCGGTTCGATGATGAGGTTCGCGCCGACGATGACGAAAGCGAAGCCAAGGGCGGCGAACCCGCCGATGCGGGAGAAGGGCCAGGCGCCTGCGCGCTCTGTTGTAGCTGTCATATATTGAATATAGGCAGTGAAAAGTGAAAGGGGAACCCCATTGGCCGAGGAGCCGACCCGGCGCCGCTACGACTCGTTGCGTCGCATTGCCCAGGCGCAGCAGACGAGCGCGGAAATCGCCCGCGCCGCACGCACTTTGTTCGTGGCCAAGGGCTGGGCCGCCACGACGGTGCGCGACGTGGCCCGCGAGGCCGGTGTCTCGGTACCGACGGTCTACGCGGCCTACGGCAACAAGACCGGGCTGATCATGGCGTTGGCCGACGCCGCGGATCTGTCCGCTGACCTGCCGCGCTTGCTCACCGACCTGGAGACAACGGTCGATCCACGGCGGCAACTGGCGGCGATGGCGGGATACGACCGCAGGTTGTTCGAGCGTGCAGGCGACGTGATCATGCTGCTGCGCGAGGCCGGGCGCACGGAATCCGAACTGGCGCAGGCCTATCGCGCCGCCCGCGCCCGCGCCGACGACGCGCACCGGCAGGTGCTGGCCGCATGGCCACCCGGCACGTTGCGGCGCGACCTGGATGTGGCGACCGCCCTCGACATCTACGCGGCGATCTGCAACATCGACGTCTACACAGAACTCACCGTCGAGCGCGGCTGGTCGCCGGAGCGGGTCGAAACATGGTGGGGGAGTGTGCTCGTCCGCGAGCTGCTCGGCGAGGCACGGTGACGGCTTCGTCGACAGAGCTGCTTACGGTCGCAGCACCGAAACCAGGAACTCGGTCTGGTCGTAGACGGCCTTCTCGAACACGTCGTCGAAGTAGATGTCGAAATGCCCAGCGGGGTAACGCTTAACCACCGCGTGCTTGGTTCGTTCGGCCGCCCGCAGCGCGGATTTGACCGGAGTGATCGAGTCGTTGTCGCACAACGCGTACAGCACCGGCATCTTCAGTGCCTTGGCCCGCTTGCCCGGCGAATCGAACAGCGCCGAAAAAGCAACGCGCGCAGCTACCTTCGGCTTGTAGTTTTCGCTCTCCTCGGCCAGCCTGCCGTTGCCCTCCGGCACGTCGGCCGCGCTCATCAGCGCCGCCGACCGTTTGCGCCCCGCCAGCCGGATACCGACGTGCTTACGCCGGATCGGGCCGATCAGCAGATCGGTGGCGGCGATGGCGGTGACCTTGGTCATGCTGATCGGGCCCTTCGCCAACGCGCACGCCAGCCCGCTGGTGAACGGAACCTGCGCGACCACCGCGGCCAGATACGCGTCGTCGGGCGCCACCGAAAGCACGTGACCGCCGCTGAACGAGGTGCCCCACAAGGCGATCCGGGTCGCGTCGATACCGCGGATGGTGCGCGCGAAGGCAATGGCGGAATGCCAGTCCTCGCGCTGGCGGCCGATCCGGATCACCTGGCGCGGCTCGCCTTGGCTGGCGCCGAAATGCCGGTAGTCGAATACCAGGACCGCCATGCCAGCGGCGGCGAAGCGCCGCGCGTACCGGTCGAGTCCCATCTCTCGGTTCGCCCCCAGGCCGTGTCCCATGACCACGAGCGGGCGGGGCTTCGGCGCGCCGTCCGGGCGGTAGAGCCAGGCGGCGCACTGCTCGCTTCCGGAGGGGAAGCCGACCTCCACACGTTCCATGGCACCCAACCGTACTGCGTTGGCGGGCCCCGCACCCTGGCGGAGTGCGCGGTGACCAGTACTCTGGTACGGCGGACGAGTTGGCCGGGCGACCGCGGCATCGGGAACGGGCACTGTTGTGTCACTGCCCGGCGCCGAGGAAAGTCCGGACTCCACAGAGCAGGGCGGTTGCTAACGGCAACCCGGGGTGACCCGCGGGACAGTGCCACAGAAAACAGACCGCCCACGGCCTTCGGGTCGTGTGGTGAGGGTGAAACGGTGCGGTAAGAGCGCACCAGCGCCCCGGGTGACCGGGGCGGCTAGGTAAACCCCGCCCGGAGCAAGGTCGAAGGTCGCACCGTTCGCGGTGCGGCTGCGCAGGCGTTCGAGGGTTGCTCGCCCGAGCCTGCGGGTGGACCGCTCGAGGCACCCGGCGACGGTGTGTCCAGATGGATGGTCGCCCCCCGGTGCGAACCGGGGACAGGATCCGGCTTACAGGCCAACTCGTCCGCCCTTGGGTCGGCTCCTGTCGTCGGTCGCGGTTGGTTGCGTCGGGTTGTCGCCGTGGCGAACTCGGCGTTAACGGTTGAGATCCACTCCGCGGTCAGTTGATTGGGCCGACCGGGACGCGCGGCAAGCCAGTACATTGTCGGTCGAGGTTTTGTGCGGTGTGTCCGATTCGGAGTGGCCGCAGGATCGACTGCTAGGAGATCGTCATCAACGTTCACCCCATGCTGCGCCGCGCGGGTGTATTCGCTTCCGCGACAGCACTGGTCGCCGTGACCGGTACCGGTCTCGCCGCGGCCGCGCCCACCTTCAGCACCGCTCCGAAGACCACCGTCGACATCAACGGCGCCAAGCTGAACGGCGCCGCCGACGTGGATGTTTCGGTGACCTACAACTGCGAACCGGTCGACAAAGCCGTGACGCTCGAGGTATTCGTGCGCGGCACCGGCGAAGCGGAGCAGATGCTCGGCGCCAAGGCCGCGGCGACCTGCGATTCGAAACGCCACGAGGTCGTCCTCACCGCTGCGAAGATCGCCGAGTCCGCGCCCTTCACGCCTAGCGCCGGTCAGAACGTGCGGGTCTTCGCATCTTTGATAGGCGAAGGCCACGAGAGCATCGAGGGCGGAACAGCCGTCCGAAGGCTGACCATCAAATAGCGACGGTCTCAGTCCTGAAGGTGCTCGGGCGGAGTGATCGGGTCACCGTCCGGATCGATGGGAACCCATTGCCGAAGGCTGTTGTCCCACCCCAGAATCCGGCCCTGTAGGGCCGGATCGGCGGGATCCAGATCGAGTAGGGCCAACCGCGCCTCGTCCGGCAGGTCGGCGGTCACCAGGATGGCGGCGCCGCGCCCGTCCTCGGTCTCCAGCACTGCGGCGATGTCGGGGGTTCGGCTGCCCGGTCGACGGCGCTGCAGCCAGCGTCGGCGCAGCTTTCCCGGCGCGTCCATTACGCCGTCCGCGGTGCGTTCGGCCAGTCTTTCCAGGAACGCCTTGCCGTAGACCGCGGCCAGCGGAGCCAGTGCGGTGAATGCCGACCAATTCAGAATGTAATCGGGTATACCCCCTGGGGCGGGGATCCCGGTCGGCGTTGGTCCGGCCGACGGCCGTGGGGGTACTGGTCCAGGCGGCGCCGACGCTGCTCGCGGCGCAGGTGCGGCGGGCACGCCCGATGATTGCGCGTTCGATTCGGGCTGATCCACGGTGAGTCCTTCCCCCGATCACATTGGTACAGAACACGATCGTACGGCTCAGGCCCGGTCGGCATACTCGTTTGTCTGCCTGTCGGGAGCGCTCGCGCGGTGCCATGATGGAGGTAGCCGCGGGGCCGGAGCGCCCGGGCGCCCGCTCGGTGTCGCATACGGGCGCGACTCGGGTAGCGGGGCCTGGCATGGACATTCTCATTGTTCTCGGCGGCATCATCGGTGCGGGCGCGGTGGCCGTCGGGGTGCTGACAGCCAAAAGTGCGCGGGTGGTCGCGCAATTCGAGAAGGGGCTGATATTCCGGTTCGGCAGGGTGATCGGGACGCGAGAACCCGGGCTGCGCTTGCTGATTCCGTTCGTCGACAAGATGCGCAAGGTGTCGATGCAGATCGTCACCATGCCGGTCCCGGCGCAGGATGGCATCACCCGCGACAACGTGACGGTGCGGGTGGACGCCGTCGTGTACTTCCGGGTGTTCGACCCGGTGCTCGCGGTGGTGGAGGTGCAGAACTATCTGTTCGCCGTCGGGCAGGTCGCGCAGACCTCATTGCGCTCGATCATCGGCAAGAGCGATCTGGACAGCTTGCTCGCCAACCGGGAGGAGCTGAACAAGGGGCTGGAGATCATGATCGACAGTCCGGCACTCGGCTGGGGCATCCACATCGATCGGGTGGAGATCAAGGATGTGTCGATACCGGATTCGCTGAAGCGCTCGATGTCGCGGCAGGCCGAGGCGGAACGCGAACGCCGGGCCCGCGTCATCTCGGCCGAGGGCGAGTTGCAGGCCTCCGAGATGCTGGCACAGGCTGGTGCGCAGATGTCGGAGTCGCCTGCCGCGCTGCAATTGCGGTTGTTGGAGACTGTCGTTCAGGTTGCCGCGGAGAAGAATTCGACCTTGGTGCTGCCGTTCCCGGTGGAGTTGTTGCGCTTCCTCGAGCGCAGTACGCAGCCGGCCCAGAGCGGTGACCAGCAGGCACAGGCCAGTACGAAGCCATCGGAACAGGCGGCGGTAGCGAAACCCGCGACGGCAGAACCGGCGGCGATACCCGCCACGCCGGAGCAGCGCCAACTCGATCCGCCGGACGACGCGCCGAGCGCGAAGGGAAACAGCACCCGCGAGTGACCCAACCGGCGTATACCGATACGGGTACGGCCGACGCGTTTTCAACGGCGCCGTACGACCCGCATCGGCACAACGTAAGGACCGAGCGATGTCCGTGCTCATCCCCGTCATCGCCATAATCAGCATGATCGCGATCGGCTATCTGCTGAAATACCTGCCCGGCTACCTGCCGTGGTTGAAGGAGCGTTAGTTCAGCACATCATCTTGGCCATCTGGTAGACGGCCTTCGCCTCCTCGGGCGACGCCTCGACCTTGCCGGACGCCCGCTTGACGATGCTGTTGACGATCTCGTCCTCGGACTTGCCCGCCTTGAGCTCCTTGCAGCTGTCGCTGAGGATGGTGGCGATCTTCGTGTCGTCCTTGCCGTCGGCAAGTTTCGGGAACGCGCCGCGGAAGCTGACGACGAACGCACCGGCCTTCACATTGTCGACGACTTGCGCGTCGCCGCTCGACTGCGCCGCGGGAGCCGAGGACGAGGGGGCGGCACTGGAGGCTTTGTCGTCTCCGCAGCCGGTGAGGAGCAGGGCACAGAGGGTGGCGCTGGCCGCGAGAGCGGCGGTAGTTCTGATCACGGAGCGGGATGCTAGCTGCCCAGGACCAAAGTCGCCTCCCGTCAGGTGAACGGGAGGCGACAGGTTGTGGCGGAAGACTTGTGGGTCAGACCGGCGCGATGACGAAGATCTGGGCCCAGTGGGCGGCCTGGTCCGCACCGATGAGCGGCATCAGGTAGTCGAACAGAATCGTTGACATAGCTGTGGAACTCCCAATTGTCGACGTACGGGACATTTCGGAATGTGCGGGCGAAATGTGAGACCCGCTACGGCGGGCAACGTTAGCAGCCACGTCGCGGGCCTGCCGGTTCGGTGAACTCGCCGGGCCGATCCGCAGGTAACTAGCCGGACCGTGATCGACGTCATAAAGTAGTGCGCGTTGGCAAGGCCCGTTGCTGGGCGCGACGAGCCCTTCACACTTCGAATGCGGGAAAGCAGGTCTCAACTCATATGCGGATTGTTCGCTCACTGGTCGCCGGCGCGTTGATCGCCGGGGCTGCTTCGGTTTTCGCCATGATGGGTGCCGGTTCCGCCGGTGCCGTAGCGGTGACGCCGCTGCCGGGTGGGGTTCAGGTCGACCTCAGCCCCGCTGATACGGCCTGGGTCGCCCAGAACCATTTCGGACAGACCATCGGCCGCCTGCCCCATCCGTCGGCGCCGTCGTTCGGTCAAGCGCTGGACGCGGCGGCGACTGTGTCGTCATCGGTCGGCGGACGTGTCACCTTCACTGTGTACGGTCCGCTGGATTCGTTGAACGGCAC from Nocardia iowensis includes these protein-coding regions:
- a CDS encoding GNAT family N-acetyltransferase is translated as MNISTIDIRLLTADEWAVFRRVRLRALADTPQFFGSTLAEAQARTEQDWRAALLDRAQFVATADGAELGTVAGLPEPERGGVHLISMWVAPEARGTGVSDLLVRAVIDWAAAGGHTVIRLEVADGNPVAERLYIRNGFVRTGVSGPIRPGDPRLEYEMVHNL
- a CDS encoding YihY/virulence factor BrkB family protein produces the protein MPEQAMARHGHRLVDWSRGPSVLRWRSWWGVLRRTVSEFLDDNVTDWAAALTYYSVLSIFPGLIVLTAILGALGPSATQSLIDTIQEIGPGSGTALLVDALEQLQGSRQIAGPLALIGLGTALWTASGYIGAFMRASNAIYDIEEGRPIWKTVPVRIALTATMVVLIALCVIGVVATGTIAERLGRWLGVGSAGVLVWDIAKWPVLAVLVSLAFALLYWAAPNAQQPGFRWLSPGSVLAVVLWIAASAGFAVYVANFGSYNKVYGSLGGVAVFLVWLWLSNVAVLLGAEFDAELARGRRIEQGLPPGEEPFLPPRDTRAMSDEDAEKHGAVEKNGATEKKGEAK
- a CDS encoding NUDIX hydrolase, with the translated sequence MEAATAVVAEIVSGIAPFDGLEREHIEETLAWLASTDDVFRRVKPATPRRHLVCYAVLVDPEARAVLLGRHRLAGLWLPTGGHVDPGEHPLEAARREATEEIGIRADFTVTGTDPLFLTITTTVGMDSGHEDVSLWYLIRGTRSHPYTLDPREFSTEHWWDIDRFAIPESDPHFGRFLGKLESALG
- a CDS encoding TetR/AcrR family transcriptional regulator, with protein sequence MKSERGTPLAEEPTRRRYDSLRRIAQAQQTSAEIARAARTLFVAKGWAATTVRDVAREAGVSVPTVYAAYGNKTGLIMALADAADLSADLPRLLTDLETTVDPRRQLAAMAGYDRRLFERAGDVIMLLREAGRTESELAQAYRAARARADDAHRQVLAAWPPGTLRRDLDVATALDIYAAICNIDVYTELTVERGWSPERVETWWGSVLVRELLGEAR
- a CDS encoding alpha/beta hydrolase gives rise to the protein MERVEVGFPSGSEQCAAWLYRPDGAPKPRPLVVMGHGLGANREMGLDRYARRFAAAGMAVLVFDYRHFGASQGEPRQVIRIGRQREDWHSAIAFARTIRGIDATRIALWGTSFSGGHVLSVAPDDAYLAAVVAQVPFTSGLACALAKGPISMTKVTAIAATDLLIGPIRRKHVGIRLAGRKRSAALMSAADVPEGNGRLAEESENYKPKVAARVAFSALFDSPGKRAKALKMPVLYALCDNDSITPVKSALRAAERTKHAVVKRYPAGHFDIYFDDVFEKAVYDQTEFLVSVLRP
- a CDS encoding slipin family protein, which translates into the protein MDILIVLGGIIGAGAVAVGVLTAKSARVVAQFEKGLIFRFGRVIGTREPGLRLLIPFVDKMRKVSMQIVTMPVPAQDGITRDNVTVRVDAVVYFRVFDPVLAVVEVQNYLFAVGQVAQTSLRSIIGKSDLDSLLANREELNKGLEIMIDSPALGWGIHIDRVEIKDVSIPDSLKRSMSRQAEAERERRARVISAEGELQASEMLAQAGAQMSESPAALQLRLLETVVQVAAEKNSTLVLPFPVELLRFLERSTQPAQSGDQQAQASTKPSEQAAVAKPATAEPAAIPATPEQRQLDPPDDAPSAKGNSTRE